The Iamia majanohamensis genome window below encodes:
- the galE gene encoding UDP-glucose 4-epimerase GalE, protein MAVLVTGGAGYIGAHTAQLLRQRGRDVVVYDSLELGRREATLGAPLVVGDIADADLVKATVAEHGIDAVVHFAAYKAAGESVERPGKYFATNVGKANALFDAVQEAGVRHLVFSSTCAVYGTPQSLPVDEAHPFGPESPYGESKRMAETMLGWYDRAHGLRSVSLRYFNAAGASASGLIGEDWTVTLNLVPLVMKAALGRIPELTVFGTDYPTRDGTGVRDYVHVDDLADAHVRALEYLEDGGETTAINLGTGVGSTVREVVDAARAASGVDIPTVDAPRRPGDPAAVYGDNRRAQELLGWRADRNLDTIVASAWQWHSTHPDGYDTPG, encoded by the coding sequence CCGCCCAGCTCCTCCGCCAGCGGGGGCGCGACGTGGTGGTCTACGACAGCCTCGAGCTGGGCCGCCGGGAGGCGACCCTCGGGGCCCCGTTGGTCGTGGGCGACATCGCCGATGCCGACCTGGTGAAGGCCACCGTGGCCGAGCACGGCATCGACGCGGTGGTCCACTTCGCGGCCTACAAGGCCGCCGGCGAGTCGGTGGAGCGGCCCGGGAAGTACTTCGCCACCAACGTGGGGAAGGCCAACGCCCTCTTCGACGCCGTGCAGGAGGCAGGCGTGCGCCACCTGGTGTTCTCCTCCACCTGCGCCGTCTACGGCACCCCGCAGAGCCTGCCGGTCGACGAGGCCCACCCCTTCGGCCCCGAGAGCCCGTACGGCGAGAGCAAGCGCATGGCCGAGACGATGCTCGGCTGGTACGACCGGGCCCACGGCCTGCGCTCGGTGAGCCTGCGCTACTTCAACGCCGCCGGGGCGTCGGCGTCGGGGCTCATCGGCGAGGACTGGACGGTGACGCTCAACCTCGTGCCCCTCGTCATGAAGGCGGCCCTGGGCCGGATCCCCGAGCTCACCGTCTTCGGCACCGACTACCCCACCCGCGACGGCACCGGCGTGCGCGACTACGTCCACGTCGACGACCTGGCCGACGCCCACGTCCGGGCCCTCGAGTACCTCGAGGACGGCGGGGAGACCACGGCCATCAACCTGGGCACCGGGGTGGGCTCCACCGTGCGCGAGGTCGTCGACGCGGCGCGCGCCGCGAGCGGCGTCGACATCCCCACCGTCGACGCCCCCCGCCGCCCCGGCGACCCCGCCGCGGTCTACGGCGACAACCGACGGGCCCAGGAGCTGCTCGGCTGGCGGGCCGACCGCAACCTCGACACCATCGTCGCCTCGGCCTGGCAGTGGCACTCCACCCACCCCGACGGCTACGACACCCCCGGCTAA
- a CDS encoding response regulator transcription factor — MAADARPASVSRPDGDATRPDRVLVVEDDPHIGDVLARYLAHEGVEVEVVRDGLDGLGRALEWLPDLVVLDLMLPRMDGFEVFRRLRAVAPIPVIMLTARGDEADRVTGLEMGADDYVAKPFSAREVTARIRSVLRRGRTPAVGLPSVAAARLTTDRLDVDVVGREARLDGEVLALTARELDLLIHLMSHPGVAFDRTQLLEAVWGWTVGDTATVTVHVGRLRAKVEADPSAPEHLRTVRGVGYRWDP, encoded by the coding sequence GTGGCCGCCGACGCCCGTCCCGCCTCCGTGAGCCGCCCCGACGGCGACGCCACCCGCCCCGACCGCGTCCTGGTGGTCGAGGACGACCCCCACATCGGCGACGTGCTGGCCCGCTACCTGGCCCACGAGGGGGTCGAGGTCGAGGTCGTCCGCGACGGCCTCGACGGCCTGGGCCGGGCCCTGGAGTGGCTCCCGGACCTCGTCGTGCTCGACCTCATGCTCCCCCGCATGGACGGCTTCGAGGTCTTCCGCCGCCTGCGGGCGGTGGCGCCCATCCCGGTGATCATGCTCACCGCCCGGGGCGACGAGGCCGACCGGGTCACGGGCCTCGAGATGGGGGCCGACGACTACGTGGCCAAGCCCTTCTCGGCGCGCGAGGTCACGGCGCGCATCCGCTCGGTGCTCCGCCGGGGCCGGACGCCGGCGGTGGGCCTGCCGTCGGTGGCCGCCGCCCGGCTCACCACCGACCGCCTCGACGTCGACGTCGTCGGCCGGGAGGCCCGCCTCGACGGCGAGGTGCTGGCCCTCACCGCGCGCGAGCTCGACCTGCTCATCCACCTCATGAGCCACCCGGGCGTGGCCTTCGACCGCACCCAGCTGCTGGAGGCGGTGTGGGGCTGGACGGTGGGCGACACGGCCACGGTCACGGTCCACGTGGGCCGCCTGCGGGCCAAGGTCGAGGCCGACCCCTCCGCCCCCGAGCACCTCCGGACCGTGCGGGGCGTGGGCTACCGGTGGGACCCGTGA
- a CDS encoding sensor histidine kinase translates to MTAPTQASGARTGLAAAVAAAGLVVAGVVAAVAGVPLGDALALFVFALAGSAAAVLVVVALARLGHGTSLFGRLLVVVAVATAATASGVALAARAMFLSPHDLGVLGVVLTVSAALAGAGAVVLSGRVADEAGALSRLAQHLGTLGPLAPDADPEADGDGRARGPGPDGADIRSTEMRAVADELRTAHDRLDRARRRALALDASRRELVAWVSHDLRSPIASVRAMAEALEDGIVADAESVARYHHSIRTEAERLGTLVDDLFELSRISSGVAATESEELVALDELLLEVVEGAGGQADTRGVGLAHRLAADEAPLVPADLRRVLRNLVDNAIAATDAGGRVTVEGRLARADDDHPALTVEVTDECGGIDDVHIPRLFEVGYRADAARRRSDGGGGLGLAIARGLLEAHDGRISVANDGPGCRFTVSLPLPADA, encoded by the coding sequence GTGACCGCGCCGACGCAGGCGTCGGGAGCCCGCACCGGCCTCGCCGCCGCCGTGGCCGCGGCGGGCCTGGTCGTGGCCGGCGTGGTGGCCGCGGTCGCAGGCGTGCCCCTGGGCGACGCCCTGGCCCTGTTCGTCTTCGCCCTGGCCGGCTCCGCCGCCGCCGTGCTCGTGGTGGTGGCCCTGGCCCGCCTGGGCCACGGGACCTCCCTCTTCGGCCGCCTCCTCGTGGTCGTCGCGGTGGCCACCGCAGCGACCGCCTCGGGTGTGGCCCTGGCCGCCCGGGCCATGTTCCTGTCCCCCCACGACCTGGGCGTCCTGGGCGTCGTGCTCACCGTCAGCGCCGCCCTGGCCGGCGCCGGCGCCGTCGTCCTCTCCGGGCGGGTGGCCGACGAGGCCGGGGCCCTCTCCCGCCTGGCCCAGCACCTGGGCACCCTCGGCCCCCTCGCCCCCGACGCCGACCCCGAGGCCGACGGCGACGGCCGGGCCCGGGGCCCGGGGCCCGACGGCGCCGACATCCGCAGCACCGAGATGCGGGCCGTGGCCGACGAGCTGCGCACCGCCCACGACCGCCTGGACCGGGCCCGGCGCCGGGCCCTGGCCCTCGACGCCTCCCGGCGCGAGCTGGTCGCCTGGGTGTCCCACGACCTCCGCAGCCCGATCGCCTCGGTGCGGGCCATGGCCGAGGCCCTGGAGGACGGCATCGTCGCCGACGCCGAGTCCGTCGCCCGCTACCACCACAGCATCCGCACCGAGGCCGAGCGCCTGGGCACCCTGGTCGACGACCTCTTCGAGCTCTCCCGCATCTCCAGCGGGGTGGCAGCCACCGAGTCCGAGGAGCTGGTGGCCCTCGACGAGCTGCTCCTCGAGGTCGTCGAGGGCGCAGGCGGCCAGGCCGACACCCGGGGGGTGGGCCTGGCCCACCGCCTGGCGGCCGACGAGGCCCCGCTGGTCCCCGCTGACCTGCGCCGGGTGCTGCGCAACCTGGTCGACAACGCCATCGCCGCCACCGACGCCGGGGGGCGGGTGACCGTCGAGGGCCGCCTGGCCCGGGCCGACGACGACCACCCCGCCCTCACCGTCGAGGTCACCGACGAGTGCGGCGGCATCGACGACGTGCACATCCCCCGCCTGTTCGAGGTGGGCTACCGGGCCGACGCGGCCCGGCGACGCAGCGACGGCGGGGGCGGGCTGGGCCTGGCCATCGCCAGGGGCCTGCTGGAGGCCCACGACGGCCGCATCTCGGTGGCCAACGACGGGCCCGGCTGCCGGTTCACCGTCTCCCTGCCCCTGCCGGCGGACGCATGA